A DNA window from Chryseobacterium sp. MEBOG06 contains the following coding sequences:
- a CDS encoding STAS/SEC14 domain-containing protein produces MITIIPEAPENVAAFSATGEVTKEDFERLVIPRVKEKVDQFGELNYLLYLDTDLDNFTMGAWLEDLLLGFKNLANWNRAAIVTDKEGIQNFTSIFSVLMPGEFKSFPKENLYNALYWCKNGDEVEV; encoded by the coding sequence ATGATAACAATTATTCCAGAAGCTCCAGAGAATGTTGCGGCATTCAGTGCAACCGGAGAAGTAACGAAAGAGGATTTTGAAAGATTGGTAATTCCGCGTGTAAAAGAGAAGGTTGATCAATTTGGTGAGCTGAATTACTTACTGTATTTAGACACCGATCTGGATAATTTTACCATGGGCGCATGGCTCGAAGATTTGCTTTTAGGTTTTAAAAACCTGGCCAATTGGAACCGGGCAGCGATTGTTACTGATAAAGAAGGCATACAGAATTTCACAAGTATTTTCAGTGTTCTGATGCCTGGAGAGTTTAAGTCTTTCCCTAAGGAAAACCTATACAACGCCCTCTACTGGTGTAAAAATGGCGATGAAGTAGAGGTATAA
- a CDS encoding NAD(P)/FAD-dependent oxidoreductase, producing MDLKSNEPFWLLKNGLMASYPSLKSDEKCDVLIVGGGITGSLVAHQMMEEGYNTILIDKRELCNGSTSATTSMLQYEIDVPLYELIDKIGEKGAVLSYKACSNAIDTIEKLSEKIRSKAGFKRKKSLYFASKKKDVEWLKKEYKARKENGFEVQWLESGKILEQFEFENTYGGILSKQGASIDAFQFAHELFMHNVKKGMKIFDKTEMVKVKEHKGFNLVTVDSGFQIKAKKIIYCIGYESKNLLKENFVDLKSTYAVVSEIDKNKFKNIGSTLVWNTDDPYLYMRTTDDGRLLIGGGDEDFYDAQKRDALLDKKEKSILKTLRKIKPDYDFYTDFVWAGTFGETKDGLPYIGEHEKFKNSYFVLGFGGNGITFSVTGMEMASLFMKNKKHPLSRYFKFGR from the coding sequence ATGGATCTTAAATCAAATGAACCTTTCTGGCTTTTAAAAAATGGATTGATGGCATCGTATCCTTCTTTAAAATCAGATGAGAAATGTGATGTCTTAATTGTAGGAGGTGGAATTACCGGAAGTTTGGTTGCTCATCAGATGATGGAAGAGGGGTATAATACGATTCTCATAGACAAACGGGAACTTTGTAACGGGAGTACCTCTGCCACCACTTCAATGCTGCAGTATGAAATAGATGTTCCTCTTTATGAACTTATAGACAAGATAGGAGAAAAAGGGGCTGTGTTAAGTTATAAAGCTTGCAGTAACGCCATTGATACTATAGAAAAACTTTCGGAAAAAATAAGATCCAAAGCTGGTTTTAAACGCAAAAAATCACTTTATTTTGCTTCAAAAAAGAAAGATGTAGAATGGTTGAAGAAGGAGTATAAAGCGAGAAAAGAAAACGGATTTGAAGTGCAGTGGCTGGAATCAGGAAAAATTTTAGAACAGTTTGAATTTGAGAATACATATGGTGGTATTTTATCAAAACAAGGAGCTAGTATTGATGCCTTTCAGTTTGCGCATGAGCTTTTTATGCATAATGTAAAGAAAGGGATGAAGATCTTTGATAAGACCGAAATGGTAAAAGTAAAGGAACATAAAGGCTTTAATCTAGTTACGGTAGACAGCGGATTTCAGATCAAAGCAAAAAAGATTATTTACTGCATTGGGTATGAAAGCAAAAATCTATTGAAGGAAAATTTTGTAGATCTGAAAAGTACCTATGCTGTTGTTTCTGAGATTGATAAAAATAAATTTAAAAATATTGGCAGTACACTGGTTTGGAATACAGATGATCCTTACCTCTATATGCGGACTACCGATGACGGAAGACTGCTGATAGGAGGTGGAGATGAAGATTTTTACGATGCTCAAAAACGTGATGCTTTACTGGATAAAAAGGAAAAATCAATTTTAAAAACCTTACGAAAAATAAAACCGGATTATGACTTTTATACAGATTTTGTGTGGGCCGGAACTTTTGGTGAAACAAAAGACGGACTTCCGTATATAGGAGAACACGAAAAGTTTAAAAATTCTTATTTTGTATTAGGTTTTGGCGGCAATGGAATTACCTTTTCTGTAACAGGAATGGAAATGGCTTCTCTTTTCATGAAAAACAAAAAGCATCCATTATCCCGATATTTTAAATTTGGAAGATAA
- a CDS encoding vWA domain-containing protein yields MTILKTLALAAGTAFLSSGTLSDSHCSKKNPDKNSLSVQNASVITANTLSKDNKIQVALLLDTSNSMDGLIDQAKSRLWNIVNTLTTLKYNGKAPQVEIALYEYGNDGIRDENYIRQVTPLTQDLDLVSEKLFALRTNGGSEYCGAVIRDASSNLNWDRNENSMKLIYIAGNEPFNQGKIDYKEVISKAKNRNIYTNTIFCGSREEGIQNLWQNGASIGSGKYFNIDSDRKVLYIETPYDIRISESNAKLNDTYIYYGSHGSEYKLKQIAQDKNAEIQSVSNLVERTVSKSKKNAYKNEHWDLVDRAEKDAGFIASVKESELPNELRGKSKDEIKKAVAIKSAEREKIQREIEMLSKKRQTYIDDEMKKRGTDNSDDLGKAMESSILELAKKNGYSL; encoded by the coding sequence AGCCACTGCTCCAAGAAGAATCCAGACAAAAACAGTCTGTCTGTACAAAACGCCTCTGTAATTACCGCAAATACACTATCAAAGGATAATAAAATTCAGGTAGCACTTTTACTGGATACCTCCAACAGCATGGACGGACTGATTGATCAGGCAAAATCCAGGCTATGGAATATTGTGAATACCTTGACCACCCTGAAGTATAACGGAAAGGCTCCCCAGGTTGAGATAGCTCTGTATGAATATGGTAATGACGGAATTCGTGATGAAAATTACATCCGTCAGGTTACTCCTCTCACGCAGGATCTTGATCTTGTTTCTGAGAAACTATTTGCTTTAAGAACTAATGGCGGGAGTGAATATTGTGGTGCTGTGATTCGTGATGCTTCTTCCAATCTCAACTGGGATCGTAATGAGAATAGTATGAAACTGATCTACATTGCAGGCAATGAGCCTTTCAATCAGGGAAAAATTGATTATAAAGAAGTTATTTCAAAAGCAAAGAATAGAAACATCTATACCAATACTATTTTTTGTGGAAGCCGGGAGGAAGGGATTCAAAATTTATGGCAAAATGGTGCAAGTATAGGCAGTGGTAAGTACTTCAATATCGACAGCGACAGAAAAGTGCTCTATATTGAGACTCCATACGACATCAGGATTTCTGAGAGTAATGCAAAACTCAATGATACCTACATCTACTATGGCAGCCATGGTTCTGAATACAAACTAAAACAGATTGCCCAGGATAAAAATGCAGAAATACAGTCAGTCTCTAATCTTGTGGAAAGAACCGTCTCCAAATCCAAAAAGAATGCTTACAAAAATGAACATTGGGATCTGGTAGACAGAGCTGAAAAAGATGCAGGATTTATTGCTTCTGTAAAAGAAAGTGAACTTCCAAATGAGCTGAGGGGGAAAAGTAAAGATGAAATAAAGAAAGCTGTTGCCATAAAATCGGCAGAGCGTGAAAAAATTCAAAGGGAAATTGAAATGCTCTCTAAAAAGCGTCAGACCTATATTGATGATGAAATGAAAAAACGGGGAACTGATAATTCTGATGATCTGGGAAAAGCCATGGAAAGCTCTATTCTGGAATTAGCTAAGAAGAACGGATATAGCCTGTAA